A single region of the Massilia sp. erpn genome encodes:
- a CDS encoding type II secretion system protein: protein MANRIPISKPARGFTYISVIILVAVIGLVSAATLRLGVVLQRSAAERELLNIGAEFSDALKSYAAATPQGQHPQPRTLNDLLRDPRYQQVRRHLRKIYVDPMTGKPEWGLLTVPNKIGIAGIYSLSEAKAIKVANFPARFAVFEGKTRISDWKFTADGLPPPPVATTPGNAPGSLFPSTPGNNQPPIPVPGQEPPAPPSEPQPEPVPEPPAPVERPELPPNPEPQPEPPEAPAEPPRS, encoded by the coding sequence ATGGCAAACCGTATTCCGATCTCTAAACCGGCGCGCGGCTTCACCTACATCAGCGTGATTATCCTGGTGGCGGTGATTGGCCTGGTCAGCGCCGCCACCTTGCGCCTTGGCGTTGTGCTGCAGCGCAGTGCCGCCGAACGCGAGCTGCTGAACATCGGCGCCGAATTCAGCGACGCCCTGAAAAGCTATGCCGCCGCCACGCCGCAAGGCCAGCACCCGCAGCCGCGCACCTTGAACGATTTGCTGCGCGATCCGCGCTATCAGCAGGTGCGCCGCCATTTGCGCAAGATATACGTCGACCCGATGACGGGCAAGCCGGAATGGGGCCTGCTCACGGTACCGAACAAGATCGGCATTGCCGGGATTTACAGCCTGTCCGAAGCCAAGGCGATCAAGGTGGCCAACTTCCCGGCGCGCTTTGCCGTGTTTGAAGGCAAGACCCGCATTTCGGACTGGAAATTTACAGCCGATGGTTTGCCACCGCCGCCGGTGGCGACGACGCCCGGTAATGCACCTGGTTCGCTGTTCCCATCCACCCCGGGCAATAACCAGCCCCCCATACCCGTTCCTGGACAGGAGCCGCCAGCACCGCCGTCCGAGCCACAGCCCGAACCGGTGCCGGAGCCGCCTGCGCCGGTGGAAAGACCAGAGCTGCCGCCTAATCCGGAGCCGCAGCCGGAGCCGCCGGAAGCGCCGGCCGAGCCGCCTCGCAGCTAG
- a CDS encoding pseudouridine synthase, whose protein sequence is MPLILFNKPFQVLCQFSPQPDRETLADYLKIPNIYPAGRLDADSEGLLLLTDDGKLQHQIAHPERKEAKTYLVQVDGMADAAALARLQAPLDLGDFVTKPCRAVRIAEPEWLWPRNPPIRARAEQPTSWLAITLQEGKNRQVRRMTAAVGLPTLRLVRSAIGGISLASHPLLPGEWMEVAPEDVRAKD, encoded by the coding sequence ATGCCCCTGATACTTTTCAACAAGCCATTCCAGGTATTGTGCCAGTTTTCGCCCCAGCCGGACCGCGAAACCCTGGCCGATTACTTGAAGATTCCGAATATTTACCCCGCCGGCCGCCTCGACGCCGACAGCGAGGGCTTACTCCTGTTGACCGACGACGGCAAATTGCAGCACCAGATCGCCCATCCCGAGCGCAAGGAAGCCAAAACCTATCTGGTGCAGGTCGATGGCATGGCCGACGCGGCCGCCCTGGCCCGCCTGCAGGCGCCGCTCGACCTGGGCGATTTCGTGACCAAACCCTGCCGCGCGGTGCGCATTGCCGAGCCGGAATGGCTGTGGCCGCGCAATCCACCGATCCGCGCGCGTGCCGAGCAGCCCACCTCCTGGCTCGCCATCACCCTGCAAGAGGGCAAAAACCGCCAGGTGCGGCGCATGACGGCCGCCGTCGGCCTGCCCACCCTGCGCCTGGTGCGCAGCGCCATCGGCGGCATTTCGCTGGCCAGCCACCCCTTGCTGCCGGGCGAGTGGATGGAAGTTGCGCCCGAGGACGTGCGCGCCAAAGACTGA
- the rpsT gene encoding 30S ribosomal protein S20, which produces MANTAQARKRARQAVKQNAHNSAQRSTLRTAIKAVRKAILAGDKAAATQIFQASVSTIDSIADKKIIHKNKAARHKSRLAAALKALSA; this is translated from the coding sequence ATGGCAAATACCGCACAAGCGCGCAAACGCGCTCGTCAAGCAGTTAAGCAAAACGCTCACAACTCGGCACAGCGTTCGACCCTGCGCACCGCAATCAAAGCTGTTCGCAAGGCGATCCTGGCTGGCGACAAGGCCGCTGCAACCCAAATCTTCCAGGCTTCCGTTTCGACCATCGATTCCATCGCCGACAAGAAGATCATCCACAAGAACAAGGCTGCTCGTCACAAGAGCCGTCTGGCAGCTGCCCTGAAGGCACTGTCCGCCTAA
- a CDS encoding DUF192 domain-containing protein, whose amino-acid sequence MKSIAASLLLLAAAGASQAQNQQFPTTTLSAGMNLIKAEVATTDPQRAQGLMFRETMAPNAGMVFVFDAPATQCMWMKNTLLPLSVAFIDAEGKIVNIEDMQPQTLDSHCSAKGVPVMYALEMNLGWFKQKNIKAGTKIGNLPKLK is encoded by the coding sequence ATGAAATCCATTGCCGCTTCCCTGCTCCTGCTGGCTGCCGCCGGCGCCAGCCAGGCGCAAAACCAGCAATTCCCCACCACCACCCTGTCGGCCGGCATGAACCTGATCAAGGCTGAAGTCGCCACCACCGATCCCCAGCGCGCCCAAGGCCTGATGTTCCGCGAAACGATGGCGCCGAACGCCGGCATGGTCTTCGTCTTCGATGCGCCCGCCACCCAGTGCATGTGGATGAAGAACACCCTGTTGCCGCTGTCGGTGGCCTTTATCGATGCCGAGGGCAAGATCGTCAATATCGAGGACATGCAGCCGCAAACCCTGGACAGCCACTGCTCAGCCAAGGGCGTGCCGGTGATGTATGCGCTGGAAATGAATCTGGGCTGGTTCAAGCAAAAGAACATCAAGGCCGGCACCAAAATCGGTAATCTGCCCAAGCTGAAATAA
- the icd gene encoding NADP-dependent isocitrate dehydrogenase, which yields MYQHIKVPADGQKITVNADFSLTVPDQPIIPFLEGDGTGVDITPVMIKVVDAAVAKAYAGKRKISWMEIYAGEKSTNVYGPDVWLPEETLQVLKDYVVSIKGPLTTPVGGGIRSLNVALRQELDLYVCLRPVRYFTGVPSPVREPEKTDMVIFRENSEDIYAGIEWQEGSEGAKKIIEFLTKEMGVKKIRFPETSGIGVKPVSRDGTERLVRKAIQYAIDNDKPSVTIVHKGNIMKYTEGGFRDWAYALAQKEFGAELIDGGPWCKFKNPKTGREIIVKDSIADAFLQQILLRPAEYSVIATLNLNGDYISDALAAQVGGIGIAPGANLSDSVAMFEATHGTAPKYAGKDYVNPGSLILSAEMMLRHMGWTEAADLIISAMEKAITSKKVTYDFARLMEGATQVSCSGFGDVMIEQM from the coding sequence ATGTATCAACATATCAAAGTACCTGCTGACGGCCAGAAAATCACCGTCAACGCCGACTTTTCCCTGACCGTTCCAGACCAGCCTATCATTCCATTCCTGGAAGGTGACGGCACCGGTGTGGACATCACCCCAGTGATGATCAAGGTGGTGGATGCTGCCGTGGCCAAAGCTTACGCCGGCAAGCGCAAGATCAGCTGGATGGAAATCTACGCTGGCGAGAAATCGACCAATGTATACGGCCCGGACGTGTGGCTGCCGGAAGAAACCCTGCAGGTACTGAAAGACTACGTCGTTTCGATCAAAGGCCCACTGACCACCCCGGTCGGCGGCGGCATCCGTTCCCTGAACGTGGCCCTGCGCCAGGAACTGGACCTGTACGTCTGCCTGCGCCCAGTGCGCTACTTCACCGGCGTGCCATCGCCAGTGCGTGAGCCAGAAAAAACCGACATGGTCATCTTCCGCGAAAACTCGGAAGACATCTACGCCGGCATCGAATGGCAAGAAGGCTCCGAAGGCGCCAAGAAAATCATCGAGTTCCTGACCAAGGAAATGGGCGTCAAGAAGATCCGCTTCCCGGAAACCTCGGGCATCGGCGTCAAGCCAGTGTCGCGCGACGGCACCGAGCGTCTGGTGCGCAAAGCGATCCAGTACGCGATCGACAATGACAAGCCATCCGTGACCATCGTTCACAAAGGCAACATCATGAAGTACACCGAAGGCGGCTTCCGTGACTGGGCCTACGCACTGGCACAGAAAGAATTCGGCGCCGAGCTGATCGACGGCGGCCCATGGTGCAAATTCAAGAATCCGAAGACCGGTCGTGAGATCATCGTCAAGGATTCGATCGCCGACGCCTTCCTGCAGCAGATCCTGCTGCGTCCAGCAGAGTACAGCGTGATCGCCACCCTGAACCTGAACGGCGACTACATCTCCGACGCACTGGCGGCACAAGTAGGCGGCATCGGCATCGCGCCGGGCGCCAACCTGTCCGACTCCGTGGCGATGTTCGAAGCCACCCACGGCACCGCACCGAAGTACGCCGGCAAAGACTACGTGAACCCAGGTTCGCTGATCCTGTCCGCTGAAATGATGCTGCGCCACATGGGCTGGACCGAAGCGGCCGACCTGATCATCTCCGCCATGGAGAAAGCCATCACCTCGAAGAAAGTCACCTACGACTTCGCCCGTCTGATGGAAGGCGCGACCCAAGTGTCGTGCTCTGGCTTCGGCGACGTGATGATCGAACAGATGTAA
- the murJ gene encoding murein biosynthesis integral membrane protein MurJ: protein MNLLKSLAAVSSMTMLSRVTGLLRESLFARAFGAGAYTDAFIVAFRLPNLLRRLFAEGAFSQAFVPILSEYKNQQGEEATRTLADHVANSLVWATLLVSALGILGAPLFVYLIANGLEKDKEAFDAAVWMTRLMFPYIACMSFVALAGGVLNTWRQFKIPAFTPVLLNLSFIACSLFLAPYLDKPIYAMAIAVMIGGLLQVAIQIPALVKIGMLPRLSINPVGGLNDPGVRRVLKKMGPAVFAVSAAQISLMINTAIAAGLQAGSISWLSYADRLMEFPTALLGVALGTILLPSLSKANSEGDKEEYSNLLDWGLRLTFLLAIPAAVGMAMLSLPLIATLFHYGQFTDQAAVMSARPLIAYSVGLIGIILVKTLAPAFYAQQDIRTPVRIAVGVLIAVQLMNLIFVPQLAVAGLALSIGLGACINAGFLYTGLRKRKIYLPKPGWGKFFFKLLVAVSAMGAVAWLGATQIEWLSMRATPLLRGGVLFAVIGACAVVYFGVLFALGFRPRDFKRSAK from the coding sequence ATGAACCTGCTTAAATCCCTCGCCGCCGTCTCCAGCATGACCATGCTGTCCCGCGTTACCGGCCTCTTGCGCGAAAGCCTGTTTGCCCGCGCCTTTGGCGCCGGCGCTTACACCGACGCTTTCATTGTCGCCTTCCGCCTGCCGAATCTGCTGCGGCGGCTGTTTGCCGAGGGAGCCTTTTCACAGGCCTTCGTGCCTATTTTATCCGAATACAAGAACCAGCAAGGCGAAGAGGCCACGCGCACCCTGGCCGACCATGTGGCCAACAGCCTGGTGTGGGCCACCTTGCTGGTCAGCGCGCTCGGCATTCTTGGCGCGCCGCTCTTCGTCTACCTGATCGCCAACGGCCTGGAGAAGGACAAGGAAGCCTTCGATGCCGCCGTCTGGATGACGCGCCTGATGTTCCCCTATATCGCCTGCATGTCCTTTGTGGCGCTGGCCGGTGGCGTGCTGAATACCTGGCGCCAGTTCAAGATTCCGGCATTCACGCCGGTGCTGCTGAATCTGAGCTTCATCGCCTGCTCGCTGTTCCTGGCGCCGTATCTGGACAAGCCGATCTACGCCATGGCGATTGCCGTGATGATCGGCGGCCTGCTGCAGGTGGCGATCCAGATTCCGGCGCTGGTGAAGATCGGCATGCTGCCGCGCCTCTCGATCAATCCGGTGGGCGGCCTGAACGATCCCGGCGTGCGCCGCGTGCTGAAGAAAATGGGGCCGGCGGTGTTTGCCGTCTCGGCCGCGCAAATCAGCCTGATGATCAATACCGCCATTGCCGCCGGCCTGCAGGCGGGCAGCATCTCCTGGCTGTCCTATGCCGACCGCCTGATGGAATTCCCCACCGCCCTGCTGGGCGTGGCGCTGGGCACGATCCTGCTGCCCAGCCTCTCCAAGGCCAATAGCGAAGGCGACAAGGAAGAATATTCGAACCTGCTGGACTGGGGCTTGCGCCTGACCTTCCTGCTGGCGATTCCGGCCGCCGTCGGCATGGCCATGCTGTCGCTGCCGCTGATCGCCACCCTGTTCCACTACGGCCAGTTCACGGACCAGGCGGCCGTGATGTCGGCGCGTCCGCTGATCGCTTACAGCGTGGGCCTGATCGGCATCATCCTGGTGAAGACGCTGGCGCCGGCATTCTATGCGCAGCAGGACATCCGCACCCCAGTGCGCATTGCGGTCGGCGTGCTGATTGCCGTGCAGCTGATGAACCTGATTTTTGTGCCGCAGCTGGCGGTGGCTGGGCTGGCCCTGTCCATCGGTCTGGGCGCCTGCATCAATGCGGGCTTCCTCTACACCGGACTGCGCAAGCGCAAGATCTATCTGCCCAAGCCGGGCTGGGGCAAGTTCTTCTTCAAATTGCTGGTCGCGGTCAGCGCCATGGGCGCCGTGGCCTGGCTTGGCGCCACGCAGATCGAGTGGCTGTCCATGCGCGCCACGCCCTTGCTGCGCGGCGGCGTGCTGTTCGCGGTGATCGGCGCCTGCGCCGTGGTCTACTTCGGCGTGCTGTTCGCGCTGGGTTTCCGTCCGCGCGATTTCAAGCGCAGCGCCAAGTAA